The Microbacterium foliorum genome has a window encoding:
- a CDS encoding MerR family transcriptional regulator, whose product MAQQRSLRPRPQVATVEEVRVPEQDLGTAWAAESDEHCLSIGEMVERTGVSERLLRYYEDKGLLHPERTSRGHRMYAPTDIPRANLIRFLIRGGFQTTQIRFLFDCIAHHIDVRPLCGELLVDLQSEVDRINEELQDLTRTRDYIASLLRGPDSRES is encoded by the coding sequence ATGGCGCAGCAACGATCCCTCCGACCGCGACCCCAGGTCGCCACGGTCGAGGAGGTACGTGTGCCTGAGCAGGATCTGGGTACGGCCTGGGCCGCTGAGAGTGACGAGCACTGCCTGTCCATCGGTGAGATGGTCGAGCGCACAGGGGTCAGCGAGCGACTGCTCCGGTACTACGAGGACAAGGGGCTGCTGCACCCAGAGCGAACCAGCCGTGGTCACCGCATGTACGCGCCGACCGATATCCCCCGCGCCAACCTGATTCGGTTCCTGATCCGTGGCGGGTTCCAGACGACGCAGATTCGGTTCCTGTTCGACTGCATTGCGCACCATATTGACGTTCGCCCGCTCTGCGGAGAACTATTGGTTGACCTTCAAAGCGAGGTTGATCGTATCAATGAAGAACTCCAGGATCTCACGAGAACGCGAGATTACATCGCCAGTCTTCTCCGAGGCCCCGATTCTAGGGAATCTTGA
- a CDS encoding alcohol dehydrogenase catalytic domain-containing protein, protein MGDNTYRAIIRHAGASAVIERRLPEIAPGDLLLAPEAVSLCGTDHQMLRGIRNDPSPVLGHEGACRIVAGADSSGRFHLGQRVTVNPTNPQDPSFLLGHNIDGLFQQRVVIPRRAVEAGLVVPIDEGMSSSIATLIEPLAVVDYALACLRLADAETLVVLGDGLIGNLAARRAADNDTWAKIIVAHATSAGYRWTDETWDDDLIHNCMEAKLEEHLDNNSSVGCLIATHRDRTPASVDRIHEAAGTRLRAVHVTGGVAPDAVANTLPGIDLAGIRAANTGGPWPPRRTNTESNGHTIAFTGNRGVMSQHLTRAAADLTSNPAQVSPLISHVVDMDSSVDIMNRMVARQSRHIDGETIMRLVIAMNPDLITA, encoded by the coding sequence ATGGGAGATAACACCTACCGCGCGATCATCCGGCATGCCGGCGCCAGCGCCGTCATCGAACGCCGGCTACCCGAGATCGCCCCCGGAGACCTGCTGCTGGCCCCGGAAGCCGTGAGCCTGTGCGGCACCGATCACCAGATGCTCCGCGGCATCCGCAACGATCCTTCCCCGGTCCTCGGCCACGAAGGCGCGTGCCGGATCGTCGCCGGCGCAGACAGTTCCGGACGGTTTCACCTTGGACAACGCGTCACCGTGAACCCGACGAACCCGCAAGACCCCTCGTTCCTCCTCGGCCACAACATCGACGGCCTCTTCCAGCAACGCGTCGTGATTCCACGACGGGCCGTCGAAGCCGGACTCGTCGTGCCGATCGACGAGGGCATGAGCTCGTCGATCGCGACCTTGATCGAACCCCTGGCGGTGGTCGACTACGCACTCGCCTGCCTCCGGCTCGCGGACGCCGAGACCCTGGTGGTGCTCGGCGACGGTCTCATCGGTAACCTCGCGGCCCGCCGCGCCGCCGACAACGACACATGGGCGAAGATCATCGTCGCGCACGCCACCAGCGCCGGATACCGATGGACCGATGAGACATGGGATGACGACCTCATCCACAACTGCATGGAAGCAAAGCTCGAGGAGCACCTCGACAACAACAGCTCCGTGGGATGCCTCATCGCGACCCATCGGGACCGCACACCCGCCTCGGTGGACCGCATCCATGAAGCCGCCGGCACCCGCCTGCGCGCGGTGCACGTGACCGGGGGCGTTGCACCCGATGCCGTCGCGAACACACTGCCTGGTATCGACCTGGCCGGGATTCGGGCGGCGAACACCGGCGGCCCCTGGCCACCGCGCCGCACGAACACCGAATCCAATGGGCACACCATCGCGTTCACGGGCAACCGTGGCGTCATGAGTCAGCACCTGACCCGCGCCGCCGCCGACCTGACGAGCAATCCCGCGCAGGTGTCCCCCCTCATCTCGCACGTCGTCGACATGGACTCCTCTGTCGACATCATGAACCGCATGGTCGCCCGGCAAAGTCGGCACATCGACGGCGAAACGATCATGCGCCTGGTCATCGCGATGAATCCCGACCTCATCACGGCATAA
- a CDS encoding IS3 family transposase (programmed frameshift) has product MPKKIDPALRERAVRLVRDHGSEYPSRAKAIAAVARQEGVGAESLRRWVLQAEIDAGDRDGQTSEEHAEIRRLRAENKRLRDDVAVLKAATNFLRGGTRPPQPLIMAFIDQMRSEGLAVESIVQVLREQGVQVAARTYRAWRQGRVSPRTITDAIVEDAVRAAAWTTTTDAVGSISRKLTPEGLYGRKKMTALIRRSAVPDASRGSVDRAMRSLGLEGITRAKAVRTTIQAKDGIRAGDLLNRNFTAPRPDHTWVTDFTYLRTWAGWVYVAFILDVFSQRIVAWHAQTGKQVDLVMTPLRMALWERDRQGHPVAPDQLIHHSDAGSQYTSIRLTEHLALEGIVPSIGTVGDAYDNALMETINGLYKAECVRTTVFHEGPYKTIADVEFATAGWVDWYNHRRLHGSLGMVSPNDYEATYYAALKAEPIPA; this is encoded by the exons ATGCCAAAGAAGATTGATCCCGCGCTGCGGGAACGAGCAGTGCGGCTCGTGCGTGACCACGGCAGCGAGTACCCGTCGCGAGCGAAAGCGATTGCTGCTGTGGCGAGGCAAGAGGGCGTCGGTGCGGAATCGTTGCGGCGGTGGGTGCTCCAAGCCGAGATCGACGCGGGTGACCGTGACGGTCAGACCAGCGAGGAGCACGCAGAGATCCGCCGGCTGCGCGCCGAGAACAAGCGACTCCGGGACGACGTCGCGGTGCTGAAAGCCGCGACGA ACTTTCTTCGCGGGGGAACTCGACCCCCGCAACCGCTGATCATGGCCTTCATCGACCAGATGAGGTCCGAGGGGCTCGCGGTCGAGTCGATCGTGCAGGTCCTGCGAGAGCAGGGTGTGCAGGTCGCCGCGCGTACCTACCGAGCCTGGAGGCAAGGTCGAGTCTCGCCTCGAACCATCACAGACGCCATCGTCGAGGACGCGGTCCGCGCCGCCGCATGGACGACGACCACGGACGCAGTCGGCTCTATCAGCCGCAAGCTCACCCCAGAAGGCTTGTATGGGCGGAAGAAGATGACGGCGCTGATCCGACGCTCCGCCGTGCCTGACGCGTCCCGCGGATCGGTCGACCGAGCCATGCGCTCTCTGGGCCTTGAGGGCATCACGCGTGCGAAAGCGGTCCGCACCACGATCCAGGCCAAGGACGGTATCCGAGCCGGCGACCTCCTGAACCGAAACTTCACCGCGCCGCGTCCCGATCACACCTGGGTGACGGACTTCACCTACCTGCGCACCTGGGCAGGGTGGGTGTATGTCGCGTTCATCCTCGACGTGTTCTCGCAGCGCATTGTCGCCTGGCACGCGCAGACCGGAAAGCAGGTCGATCTCGTCATGACGCCGCTGCGCATGGCGCTCTGGGAGCGCGACCGTCAAGGCCACCCAGTCGCGCCGGACCAGCTCATTCATCATTCGGACGCCGGCTCCCAGTACACGTCGATTCGGCTCACTGAGCACCTTGCGCTCGAGGGCATCGTCCCCTCGATCGGGACCGTCGGCGACGCCTACGACAACGCGCTCATGGAGACCATCAACGGTCTCTACAAAGCCGAGTGCGTCCGAACGACCGTATTCCACGAGGGCCCGTACAAGACGATCGCGGACGTCGAGTTCGCGACCGCCGGATGGGTCGACTGGTACAACCACCGCAGGCTCCACGGTAGCCTCGGCATGGTCAGCCCCAATGACTACGAGGCGACCTACTACGCGGCTCTAAAAGCGGAGCCGATCCCCGCATAG
- a CDS encoding SDR family oxidoreductase — protein sequence MESLAFVTGASSGIGRQTALSLARSGHQVIVGYGHNKEAAENTVAEIREQYGTRAEAEQIQMDRPEQVADTARHIMDRHGAISVLVNNAGVNRRKAFVEENLDAWNHVLSVDLTSPFLLAQTVTKTMIEAGLAGRIVNVTSVHERIPITGGSSYCVAKAGLGMLTQSMALELGEFGITVNAVAPGETATPMNSTDPNYTASTTGRPALPVARPGDPREVGELITYLCSASASYITGQTFVIDGGLELIAADANVRSVKIP from the coding sequence ATGGAATCACTCGCGTTCGTCACCGGAGCCAGCTCCGGCATCGGCCGCCAGACCGCACTCTCCCTCGCACGTTCCGGCCACCAGGTCATCGTGGGCTACGGGCACAACAAGGAAGCGGCCGAGAACACGGTCGCCGAGATTCGGGAGCAGTACGGCACGCGAGCTGAAGCCGAGCAGATTCAGATGGACCGACCTGAGCAGGTCGCCGACACCGCGCGACACATCATGGATCGCCACGGTGCCATCAGCGTCTTGGTCAACAACGCCGGGGTCAATCGCCGGAAGGCCTTCGTCGAGGAGAACCTCGACGCGTGGAACCACGTCCTAAGTGTGGATCTCACCAGCCCGTTCCTACTCGCCCAAACGGTGACAAAGACGATGATCGAAGCGGGCCTCGCGGGGCGGATCGTGAACGTCACGAGTGTTCACGAACGCATCCCGATCACCGGCGGGAGCTCGTACTGCGTGGCGAAGGCGGGGCTGGGGATGCTCACACAGAGCATGGCCCTCGAACTGGGTGAATTCGGCATCACGGTCAACGCTGTCGCGCCGGGCGAAACAGCCACACCGATGAACAGCACGGACCCGAACTACACGGCGAGCACCACTGGCCGCCCCGCGCTTCCCGTAGCACGGCCCGGCGACCCGCGCGAGGTCGGGGAACTGATCACCTATCTATGCTCGGCCTCGGCGAGCTACATCACCGGACAGACGTTCGTCATCGATGGAGGACTCGAGTTGATCGCCGCCGACGCTAACGTGCGCTCGGTCAAGATTCCCTAG
- a CDS encoding MFS transporter, whose translation MPDTSTIDQPTTRTSRTVLSLAFVIGAFALGTSENVIAGILPELSSSLEVTEGTGGMLVTAYAATVVVAGPILTLVVDRLNPRKVLIGSLGLYLAGSVLAAISSTYAIMFASRVITGLVHTTIMVVFMTTAMRIAPVDRQASAAARITLGLSVATVLGVPIGVAISQAFDWRLSFVFIALLTAFSLVVMLRAFPRSQMASEIPERAESLRALGRPKVVLGVVTTALAAMAALTLVVYIAPFLTTSVGFPTWSITWVMFAYGVGSIIGNTVGGAVANKNVAYALFGTVSATLVALIGLALFPAHGYVTVASIIFLGFAYFSTFPALNTWIAQSSRDVSPNLALAVNSSAFNVGIALAGVLGGIYTNGGNALSGLPIVAAIPAALAVCAALGVVAAYRKTRTR comes from the coding sequence ATGCCTGATACATCCACCATCGACCAACCGACAACGCGCACGAGCAGGACAGTCCTTTCGCTCGCATTCGTTATCGGTGCTTTCGCACTCGGCACCAGTGAGAACGTTATTGCCGGTATCCTCCCCGAGCTCAGCAGTTCCCTCGAAGTCACCGAGGGGACCGGCGGGATGCTCGTTACTGCGTATGCTGCTACAGTGGTCGTCGCTGGACCGATACTGACACTCGTCGTGGACAGGCTGAACCCCCGCAAAGTGCTTATCGGCTCTCTCGGGCTGTATCTTGCAGGATCGGTACTCGCCGCGATCAGCTCGACCTACGCGATCATGTTTGCGTCACGAGTCATTACCGGCCTCGTGCACACCACCATCATGGTTGTATTCATGACCACGGCCATGAGGATCGCGCCTGTGGATCGCCAGGCATCCGCGGCCGCGAGGATCACTTTGGGCCTGTCGGTCGCGACCGTTCTTGGCGTCCCGATCGGAGTCGCCATCAGTCAAGCATTTGACTGGCGACTGTCTTTCGTCTTCATCGCATTGCTGACCGCGTTCAGCCTCGTGGTTATGCTCCGAGCCTTCCCTCGGTCACAGATGGCGTCTGAGATACCCGAGCGCGCGGAAAGCCTGCGGGCGCTCGGTCGTCCGAAGGTGGTGCTGGGTGTGGTGACGACAGCGCTTGCCGCGATGGCCGCCCTCACCCTCGTCGTATACATCGCGCCGTTCTTGACCACAAGCGTTGGCTTCCCCACCTGGTCGATTACCTGGGTGATGTTCGCCTACGGAGTCGGAAGCATCATCGGAAACACCGTCGGAGGCGCGGTCGCCAACAAGAACGTTGCGTACGCTCTTTTCGGCACCGTATCGGCCACACTCGTGGCGCTCATCGGCCTCGCACTGTTCCCGGCACACGGATACGTCACCGTGGCCTCGATCATTTTTCTCGGCTTCGCGTACTTCTCGACTTTCCCCGCTCTCAACACCTGGATCGCGCAGTCTTCCAGAGACGTCTCTCCGAATCTGGCCCTTGCGGTCAACAGTTCCGCGTTCAACGTGGGCATTGCCCTCGCAGGCGTGCTCGGCGGAATCTATACCAACGGCGGGAATGCGCTCAGCGGACTGCCCATCGTGGCAGCCATCCCCGCCGCCCTGGCTGTATGCGCAGCCCTTGGCGTCGTCGCCGCATACCGGAAAACGCGGACGCGCTGA